In the Wyeomyia smithii strain HCP4-BCI-WySm-NY-G18 chromosome 2, ASM2978416v1, whole genome shotgun sequence genome, one interval contains:
- the LOC129725050 gene encoding SAGA-associated factor 29 has product MPLTAEQAMLQVQERLRSLKSLIVEIENERKRNEPNIVNTIRLAKMSSDEKSCSLNHKLKSVYKIGLQDAIQEENLIRQALQKIQDIRNIRNERRIQARNAGNKETIRRGALMKMLQISAQTLPLFVSKPLEKTPALCGSIPADNNYVAKPGDMVAALVKGLEDEENWILAEVVQYISSANKYEVDDIDEEQKDRHILSKRRIVPLPLMRANPETDGHALFSKGTTVMALYPQTTCFYKAVINQLPQTANEEYEVLFEDPTYADGYSPPLYVAQRYVIAIKQNKKVGASS; this is encoded by the exons ATGCCATTAACAGCAGAACAAGCGATGCTTCAAGTCCAG GAGCGCCTTCGTTCCTTAAAATCACTGATCGTTGAAATCGAAAATGAGCGCAAAAGAAACGAACCGAATATAGTAAACACGATACGCTTAGCTAAAATGTCCAGTGATGAAAAATCTTGTTCCTTAAATCATAAACTTAAATCGGTTTATAAAATTGGGCTACAGGATGCAATTCAAGAAGAAAACCTAATTCGGCAAGCATTGCAAAAAATTCAGGATATAAGAAACATACGCAATGAGCGTAGAATTCAAGCCCGAAACGCAGGAAATAAGGAAACTATTAGAAGAGGAGCACTAATGAAAATGTTACAGATTTCAGCTCAGACACTTCCTTTATTTGTCAGTAAACCTCTTGAAAAAACACCTGCGTTGTGTGGAAGTATACCTGCAGATAATAACTACGTAGCAAAACCTGGCGATATGGTTGCAGCACTCGTTAAAGGTCTTGAAGATGAAGAAAATTGGATTCTGGCTGAGGTCGTCCAATACATATCATCTGCCAATAAATACGAAGTTGATGATATCGACGAAGAACAAAAGGACAGACATATTTTGAGCAAGCGTCGCATTGTACCACTACCATTGATGAGAGCAAATCCAGAAACAGATGGGCATGCCTTGTTTTCTAAGGGAACTACCGTGATGGCTCTTTATCCTCAAACCACATGTTTTTATAAAGCTGTGATCAATCAACTACCCCAAACAGCAAACGAGGAATATGAAGTTCTGTTCGAGGATCCCACATACGCAGACGGTTACTCGCCACCATTGTATGTTGCTCAACGATATGTAATTGCCATCAAACAAAACAAGAAGGTTGGTGCTAGTTCCTGA